One Paramisgurnus dabryanus chromosome 9, PD_genome_1.1, whole genome shotgun sequence DNA segment encodes these proteins:
- the LOC135773320 gene encoding uncharacterized protein, with protein MEEMIQRLAEVSIRQQQIMEHLATRQGRTEEEVATARATAAHRVPLPDPRAQAARLLPKMTADDDVEAFLQVFESTAQREVWPQEDWAHALAPLLTGEAQRAYFSLPLAIAENYVEVKREILARLGLSPICAAQQFHEWQFKLHVPARAQAAELSRIAQHWLLDGNPTAAQVAERVVVDRLLRALPRAHRQAVGMRNPLNTLELVEAIELADAVHHREAGDRPPFPRRVVQERRPLEGTPRPLSRPTVPPPRDEPMPSAEPPPSPRTWLAGCIIHPHVPSGAPEADVTVEGRRFRALLDSGSAVTLIQARLCASRSSPKNFLPVTCVHGDTRQVPARRVTISSPQGTWPVEAGLVKDLPVAVLLGRDWPGFDQLLTAATQPASPEGNRRRRRRPRGPRRRPSLLASDSGREGESPSQNANLFYDVFQQAAGGGSFAQEQREDDRLKHCWGQVRVVEGKDVLPRPHPLPHFVVESGLLYCVAQRRGEEKRLLVLPRTKTETVLELAHSHPMAGHLGAANTTQRIRDRFHWPGLEAEVKRFCQACPTCQATSPRTPPPSPLIPLPIIEVPFERIGMDIVGPLPKSARGHEHILVIVDYATRYPEAVPLRKATAKSIAQELFLLSSRVGLPSEILTDQGTPFMSRLMADLCRLLRVKQLRTTVYHPQTDGLVERFNQTLKQMLKRVAAEDKRDWDLMIPYVLFGVREVPQASTGFTPFELLFGRQPRGLLDIAKEAWEQQPAPHRTVIEHVRQMRERIDRVMPLVREHLSKAQKSQQRHYNRAAQPREFQPGDRVMVLVPNSACKFLATWQGPYSVVEKVGPVTYRLRQPERRRKEQLYHINLLKKWVGTRDQVAALSLTDPVIVDINSELSAAQKTELQHLVSQFQDVFSSQPGQTNVLQHDVRTPPGVIVRQRPYRVPEARRQAIEEEIKQMLDLGVIEPSRSPWSSPIVMVPKPDGTLRFCNDFRRLNEVSEFDSYPMPRVDELLDRLGRARYISTLDLTKGYWQVPLSDAAKPKTAFSTPSGHWQYRTLPFGLHGAPATFQRMMDIILRPHQAYAAAYLDDVVIHSEAWEEHLDRLRRVLSELRRAGLTANPRKCHLALSEAKYLGYQVGRGLIRPQEKKVEAILSAPRPRTKTQVRAFLGLAGYYRCFIPNFSSLATPLTDLTRKGQPEKVCWTPSTEEAFAQVKAALTSSPVLRAPDFSCPFLLQTDASDTGLGAVLSQIQEGEEHPVIYISRKLSPAERKYAAVEKEALAIKWAVLELRYYLLGRKFTLVTDHAPLQWMARAKDTNARVTRWFLALQDFHFEVRHRAGAANANADGLSRIWSAFAGLSGVIPHPPRISPLISPFLHRTRTTLRGGECDERPWRNQRRPGNKCKTPADPHHRLIGHSCL; from the coding sequence ATGGAAGAAATGATACAGCGCCTCGCGGAAGTCAGCATCCGCCAGCAGCAAATAATGGAACATCTCGCCACTCGCCAGGGCAGGACGGAGGAAGAGGTTGCAACCGCCCGTGCCACCGCGGCCCACCGGGTTCCGCTACCTGATCCTCGTGCCCAAGCCGCTCGCCTGCTACCGAAGATGACCGCCGATGACGATGTGGAAGCCTTCCTGCAGGTCTTCGAGAGCACCGCCCAACGAGAGGTGTGGCCCCAGGAAGATTGGGCACACGCGCTGGCACCCCTCCTCACCGGAGAAGCCCAACGGGCTTATTTCTCACTTCCCCTGGCGATCGCTGAGAATTATGTCGAAGTTAAACGGGAAATTCTCGCAAGACTCGGCCTCTCGCCTATCTGCGCCGCCCAGCAGTTCCATGAATGGCAGTTCAAGCTCCATGTGCCAGCCCGTGCCCAGGCAGCTGAGCTCAGCCGTATCGCTCAACACTGGCTCTTGGATGGGAACCCTACTGCAGCGCAGGTAGCGGAACGAGTGGTGGTCGATCGCCTCCTCCGCGCTCTTCCCCGCGCTCATCGGCAGGCGGTTGGGATGAGGAACCCTCTGAACACCCTGGAACTCGTGGAGGCGATCGAGCTGGCGGATGCCGTCCATCACCGCGAGGCCGGGGACCGGCCGCCGTTTCCCCGGAGGGTGGTTCAGGAGCGACGCCCGCTCGAAGGCACCCCGCGACCACTCAGCAGGCCGACGGTTCCCCCGCCGCGAGATGAGCCCATGCCCAGCGCTGAACCACCACCCTCCCCGCGAACGTGGCTGGCGGGTTGCATCATCCACCCGCACGTACCATCGGGAGCCCCTGAAGCAGACGTGACGGTGGAAGGAAGACGCTTCCGGGCCCTACTGGACTCAGGCAGTGCGGTCACCCTCATCCAGGCGCGGCTGTGCGCTTCACGAAGCAGCCCGAAAAATTTCTTACCCGTGACCTGTGTGCACGGAGACACTCGCCAAGTACCAGCCCGTAGAGTCACCATCTCATCACCCCAAGGCACCTGGCCGGTGGAGGCTGGCCTGGTGAAGGACCTGCCGGTGGCCGTATTGCTTGGGAGAGATTGGCCCGGTTTTGACCAACTACTCACCGCTGCTACTCAGCCCGCCAGCCCAGAGGGGAACCGTCGAAGACGCCGACGCCCTCGTGGACCACGCCGCCGACCGTCTCTACTCGCCTCCGACAGTGGGAGAGAAGGTGAGTCCCCCTCCCAAAACGCTAATCTGTTTTATGATGTTTTCCAACAGGCTGCTGGAGGGGGCTCTTTCGCCCAAGAACAGCGGGAGGACGATCGGCTCAAACACTGTTGGGGTCAAGTGCGTGTCGTCGAGGGAAAGGATGTCCTCCCGCGGCCTCACCCTCTCCCACACTTTGTCGTTGAGAGTGGCCTGCTGTACTGTGTTGCCCAGCGGAGGGGGGAGGAGAAGAGGTTACTGGTGTTACCCCGGACCAAGACTGAAACCGTCCTAGAGCTGGCGCATTCCCATCCCATGGCAGGTCACCTCGGGGCAGCCAACACCACCCAACGCATCCGTGACCGCTTCCACTGGCCGGGCCTGGAGGCCGAAGTGAAGCGGTTCTGCCAAGCCTGCCCGACCTGCCAGGCTACATCACCCAGAACCCCTCCCCCCAGCCCGCTCATCCCGCTACCTATCATCGAGGTGCCCTTCGAGCGGATTGGAATGGACATAGTAGGCCCGTTGCCAAAGTCTGCCCGCGGACACGAGCACATCCTGGTAATCGTCGACTACGCCACCCGGTACCCGGAGGCAGTCCCCCTGCGTAAGGCCACCGCGAAGTCCATCGCCCAGGAGCTGTTTCTGCTGTCCAGCCGAGTTGGCCTCCCCTCGGAGATCCTGACTGACCAGGGAACCCCTTTCATGTCCCGGCTGATGGCGGACCTCTGCAGGCTGTTGCGGGTAAAGCAGTTGAGGACCACGGTTTATCATCCCCAGACGGATGGACTCGTCGAGAGATTTAACCAGACCCTCAAGCAAATGCTAAAACGCGTGGCGGCGGAGGATAAGCGGGATTGGGACCTCATGATCCCCTACGTGCTTTTTGGGGTCCGTGAAGTTCCCCAGGCCTCAACTGGCTTTACCCCCTTTGAGCTCCTGTTTGGTCGTCAACCACGGGGGCTCCTGGACATCGCCAAAGAAGCTTGGGAGCAACAGCCTGCCCCTCATCGTACTGTCATTGAGCACGTCCGCCAGATGAGGGAACGGATCGATCGGGTGATGCCGTTAGTCCGGGAACATCTCAGCAAGGCCCAGAAATCGCAGCAACGCCACTACAACCGGGCGGCCCAGCCACGGGAGTTCCAGCCGGGAGACCGCGTCATGGTCCTGGTCCCCAACTCTGCCTGTAAGTTCCTGGCTACCTGGCAAGGGCCATATTCAGTGGTGGAGAAAGTCGGACCAGTCACATACCGGCTGAGGCAGCCAGAACGGAGACGGAAGGAGCAACTGTATCACATCAACCTCCTGAAGAAGTGGGTGGGGACCCGGGACCAAGTGGCAGCCCTGAGTCTCACCGACCCCGTCATCGTCGACATCAACTCCGAACTCTCAGCCGCCCAAAAGACCGAGCTGCAGCACCTGGTCAGTCAGTTCCAGGATGTGTTCTCTTCCCAGCCCGGGCAGACCAACGTACTCCAGCACGACGTCAGGACGCCCCCAGGAGTCATCGTCAGGCAACGGCCCTACCGTGTCCCGGAAGCTCGTCGGCAGGCTATAGAGGAGGAAATCAAACAGATGCTTGACTTGGGGGTAATCGAACCATCTCGGAGTCCCTGGTCCAGCCCGATTGTGATGGTCCCGAAGCCGGATGGCACCCTCCGCTTCTGTAATGACTTCCGCCGCCTGAACGAAGTCTCCGAGTTTGACAGCTATCCCATGCCCCGCGTCGACGAGCTGCTGGATCGCCTTGGGAGGGCCCGGTACATCAGCACCCTAGACCTCACAAAGGGGTATTGGCAGGTACCACTCTCGGATGCCGCTAAGCCGAAGACTGCCTTCTCGACCCCTAGTGGCCACTGGCAGTACCGGACCCTTCCCTTCGGCCTACATGGGGCCCCAGCGACGTTCCAGCGGATGATGGACATCATCCTGCGACCCCACCAGGCGTATGCAGCCGCCTACCTGGACGACGTCGTAATCCACTCGGAGGCATGGGAAGAACATCTGGACCGTCTCCGGAGGGTGCTCTCGGAACTCCGGCGGGCTGGACTCACCGCCAACCCCCGCAAATGCCACCTAGCTCTCTCCGAGGCCAAGTACCTGGGTTACCAAGTCGGCCGAGGCCTCATTCGGCCACAAGAGAAGAAGGTGGAGGCCATCCTCTCTGCCCCGAGACCCCGGACGAAGACCCAGGTACGAGCCTTTTTGGGGTTGGCGGGTTATTATCGATGTTTTATCCCCAACTTCTCCTCTTTAGCCACCCCCCTGACAGACCTGACCAGGAAGGGGCAGCCGGAGAAAGTATGCTGGACCCCATCGACAGAGGAGGCTTTCGCCCAGGTCAAAGCAGCCCTCACCTCCTCGCCTGTGCTGCGCGCCCCGGACTTTAGCTGCCCCTTCCTGCTGCAGACGGATGCCTCCGACACAGGTTTGGGAGCCGTGCTCTCCCAAATTCAGGAAGGTGAGGAGCATCCGGTCATTTATATCAGCAGGAAACTGTCCCCGGCCGAGAGGAAGTACGCCGCCGTGGAGAAGGAGGCCCTGGCCATCAAGTGGGCAGTCCTGGAGCTCCGGTACTACCTCCTAGGCCGCAAGTTCACCCTGGTCACCGACCACGCACCCCTACAGTGGATGGCTCGCGCCAAGGACACCAACGCCAGGGTGACTCGCTGGTTCCTAGCACTCCAGGACTTCCACTTCGAGGTGCGCCATCGGGCCGGGGCCGCCAATGCGAACGCTGACGGCCTCTCACGGATCTGGTCGGCTTTTGCAGGTTTGTCAGGGGTCATTCCCCACCCTCCCCGGATTTCACCCCTAATCTCTCCATTTCTGCACAGGACCAGAACGACGCTTAGGGGGGGGGAATGTGACGAGCGTCCTTGGAGGAATCAGCGTCGCCCTGGTAACAAATGCAAAACACCTGCAGATCCTCATCACCGGCTGATCGGTCACAGCTGCTTGTAA